A genomic window from Yoonia sp. R2331 includes:
- a CDS encoding Trm112 family protein, with product MNTEFDPKMVEALVCPQTQATLRYDAERQELVSKPAALAYPIRDGIPVMLVDEARVLD from the coding sequence ATGAACACTGAATTTGATCCCAAGATGGTCGAGGCATTGGTGTGTCCGCAGACTCAGGCCACGTTGCGCTATGACGCAGAGCGGCAAGAGCTTGTGTCGAAACCCGCAGCCCTTGCCTATCCGATCCGCGATGGCATCCCGGTGATGCTGGTCGATGAAGCGCGCGTGCTGGACTAG
- a CDS encoding LON peptidase substrate-binding domain-containing protein produces the protein MTPSELPETIAVFPLPGALLLPRARLPLHIFEPRYLAMLDDVLKTSHRLIGMVQPYDAPGESGVLHNIGCAGRLTAFSETEDGRYMVTLSGMSRFRIKEEVEGFTPYRRCTVDWGGFDRDLGAAERDTGFQREKFMELLGRFFDDQGLKTDWESLGEAEDELLINSLSMLCPFEPEDKQALLEAQSLSRRRETLVTLIEFALRRGSTEEVMQ, from the coding sequence ATGACACCAAGCGAACTGCCAGAGACGATTGCCGTCTTTCCGCTGCCCGGCGCGCTGTTGTTGCCACGCGCCCGGCTGCCGCTGCATATTTTTGAGCCGCGCTATCTGGCGATGCTGGATGATGTGCTGAAGACCTCTCATCGCTTGATCGGCATGGTGCAGCCCTATGACGCGCCGGGTGAGTCGGGTGTGCTGCACAATATCGGCTGTGCCGGGCGGCTGACCGCTTTTTCCGAAACGGAAGACGGGCGCTATATGGTAACCCTGTCGGGCATGTCGCGTTTTCGGATCAAGGAAGAGGTTGAGGGATTCACACCCTATCGACGCTGCACCGTAGACTGGGGCGGGTTTGATCGTGACCTAGGGGCGGCAGAGCGCGACACCGGTTTCCAACGCGAAAAGTTCATGGAGCTTCTGGGGCGGTTCTTTGATGATCAGGGCCTGAAAACCGATTGGGAATCGCTGGGCGAAGCAGAGGATGAGCTGCTGATCAACTCGCTGTCGATGCTGTGCCCGTTTGAGCCAGAGGACAAGCAGGCGTTGCTTGAGGCGCAATCGCTGAGCAGGCGGCGCGAAACACTGGTCACGCTGATTGAATTTGCGCTAAGACGCGGCAGTACGGAAGAGGTGATGCAATGA
- a CDS encoding tetratricopeptide repeat protein, whose protein sequence is MLELGQGQPAVGDNIIDGSDATFMEDVIEASQTVPVIVDFWATWCGPCKTLGPAIEAAVTAAGGRVKLVKIDVDANPGYAGQLRVQSIPTVYAFHNGQPVDGFQGALPPSEVNAFVEKVAALGGEPDNGLDDAIAAAEAMLEEGAAADAAETFAAILQEDPNSAAAYAGLVRAYLALDDVDQAEAILNGAPAEISTDPALEAVAAQIALTREAADAGPVAELQAQVEAEPDNHQARLDLATALHANGQTEAAVDHLLDLFRRDREWNDGAAKAQLFKIFDALDAKDPIALNGRRKLSSMIFA, encoded by the coding sequence ATGTTGGAATTGGGACAAGGTCAGCCCGCCGTGGGCGACAACATCATCGATGGCAGCGATGCCACCTTTATGGAAGACGTGATCGAGGCGTCACAGACTGTCCCGGTGATCGTGGATTTCTGGGCCACGTGGTGTGGCCCCTGCAAAACGCTTGGCCCGGCGATTGAAGCAGCCGTCACTGCGGCAGGTGGGCGCGTCAAGCTGGTGAAGATCGATGTGGACGCAAACCCCGGTTATGCGGGCCAATTGCGGGTGCAGTCGATCCCGACGGTCTATGCCTTTCACAACGGCCAGCCGGTTGACGGCTTTCAGGGCGCCTTGCCGCCGTCTGAGGTCAACGCATTTGTTGAAAAAGTCGCCGCTTTGGGGGGGGAACCTGACAACGGCCTGGACGATGCCATTGCTGCAGCTGAGGCGATGCTGGAAGAGGGCGCGGCTGCTGATGCGGCTGAGACTTTCGCTGCGATCCTGCAGGAAGACCCCAACTCGGCCGCGGCCTATGCCGGACTCGTCCGCGCCTATCTGGCGCTTGATGACGTGGACCAGGCAGAGGCGATCCTGAACGGCGCACCGGCGGAGATTTCAACCGACCCTGCGCTGGAAGCGGTCGCAGCCCAGATCGCGCTCACGCGAGAAGCGGCGGATGCCGGTCCCGTGGCGGAGTTGCAGGCGCAGGTCGAGGCGGAGCCAGACAATCATCAAGCGCGGCTTGATCTGGCAACCGCACTTCATGCCAATGGTCAGACAGAGGCGGCGGTGGATCATTTGCTGGACCTTTTCCGCCGCGACCGGGAATGGAACGATGGGGCCGCCAAGGCGCAGCTTTTCAAGATCTTTGACGCGCTTGATGCCAAGGATCCCATTGCGCTGAATGGACGGCGCAAGTTGTCGTCGATGATATTTGCCTGA
- a CDS encoding SGNH/GDSL hydrolase family protein yields the protein MQTILTFGDSNTHGTPPMTTRGTPARFDAATRWPGVMQAATGCTLIEEGLPGRSACAAADPIMGPHMNGHLGLRIALQSHGPIDVLTIMLGTNDLKAHFGLTPDAITSGVAGLLGLALGDDYQTRHGGFQVVLICPPPVLETGILAAEFQGGAAKSHELPARYAALAQSRGASFLNAGDHITSSPIDGIHLDAANHAALGQAAAQRILSFE from the coding sequence ATGCAAACGATCCTGACCTTTGGCGACAGCAACACCCACGGCACCCCGCCCATGACCACGCGCGGCACGCCTGCGCGCTTTGACGCAGCAACCCGTTGGCCCGGCGTGATGCAAGCCGCGACCGGCTGCACCCTGATCGAAGAAGGCCTGCCCGGTCGCTCCGCTTGCGCCGCCGCTGACCCTATCATGGGCCCCCATATGAACGGGCATCTGGGCCTGCGGATTGCCCTGCAAAGTCACGGACCCATTGATGTGCTGACGATCATGCTGGGGACCAATGACCTCAAGGCGCATTTCGGCCTGACACCGGATGCCATCACCTCCGGTGTGGCAGGCCTGCTGGGGCTGGCCCTGGGCGACGATTACCAGACCCGCCATGGCGGGTTTCAGGTCGTTTTGATCTGCCCACCGCCGGTCTTGGAAACCGGCATCCTCGCCGCAGAGTTTCAAGGCGGTGCTGCCAAAAGCCACGAGCTGCCCGCACGCTACGCAGCACTCGCACAATCACGCGGCGCATCATTCCTGAATGCCGGCGATCATATCACAAGCAGCCCGATTGACGGCATCCACCTTGATGCCGCCAACCACGCAGCCCTTGGCCAGGCCGCAGCGCAGCGCATTCTTTCTTTTGAATAA
- a CDS encoding exodeoxyribonuclease III, with the protein MPFTLATWNINSVRLRENLVAQLMREEAPDVLCLQECKSPVEKIPMEQFQSLGYGHFVGRGQKGYNGVGIFSKLPIKEVGAADYASLGHARHIAGQLDNGVTIHNFYVPAGGDKPDRAVNEKFGQKLDYLTEMRDAFRADAPQKSILVGDLNIAPREDDVWDHKKLLKVVSHTPIEVEHLAEVKDAAGWVDVTRTDIPDGPLFSWWSYRSPDWDGADKGRRLDHVWATPDIAGAAHSSRVLRHVRGWEQPSDHAPVFATFDL; encoded by the coding sequence ATGCCGTTTACGCTTGCCACCTGGAACATCAATTCTGTCCGTTTGCGCGAGAACCTCGTGGCGCAGTTGATGCGCGAGGAGGCGCCGGATGTGCTATGCCTTCAGGAGTGCAAAAGCCCGGTTGAAAAAATCCCTATGGAGCAGTTCCAAAGCCTTGGCTACGGGCATTTCGTGGGGCGCGGGCAAAAGGGGTATAACGGCGTTGGCATCTTTTCCAAGCTGCCGATCAAAGAGGTTGGCGCTGCCGATTATGCAAGTCTTGGCCATGCGCGCCATATCGCGGGGCAGTTGGACAATGGTGTTACAATCCACAATTTCTATGTGCCAGCCGGTGGCGATAAGCCGGATCGGGCGGTGAATGAGAAATTTGGGCAAAAGCTCGATTACTTGACCGAGATGCGCGATGCCTTTCGCGCGGATGCGCCACAGAAGTCCATTTTGGTAGGTGATCTGAACATTGCGCCCCGCGAAGACGATGTTTGGGACCACAAGAAGCTTTTGAAAGTGGTGAGCCATACGCCCATCGAAGTGGAACATCTGGCAGAGGTAAAAGATGCAGCCGGTTGGGTTGATGTCACGCGCACGGATATCCCGGACGGGCCTTTGTTCAGCTGGTGGTCTTATCGGTCGCCCGATTGGGATGGGGCCGACAAGGGGCGCAGGTTGGATCATGTCTGGGCCACGCCTGATATTGCCGGTGCTGCGCATTCGAGCCGGGTGTTGCGACACGTGCGCGGCTGGGAGCAGCCGAGCGATCACGCGCCCGTATTCGCGACATTTGATCTGTAG
- a CDS encoding asparaginase, whose protein sequence is MSLGVDLVEVWRGDLLESVHQGHAVICDVTGQIVESWGNPAQVIYPRSSCKMIQALPLVESGAAAARQLTPAHLALACASHQGAAIHTDRVRDWLAALGLDDTALRCGPQMPDDRPAREGLIKSDTSPCQVHNNCSGKHTGFLTLSQHLGGDAEYDLIDHPVQQAVKAAFEEVTGETSEGWARDGCSAPNHTCSLHGLARAMAAFAAAQGKDDTRSRAATALYQAMVTHPDLVAGDKRACTELMQAMQGRAAIKTGAEGVFVAIVPENQLGIALKIADGTTRAANAAIAALLVRSGVLDPVHPAAQRHMTPLILNRRGFATGVLRPAAALS, encoded by the coding sequence ATGAGCCTTGGGGTCGATCTGGTCGAAGTGTGGCGCGGCGATCTGCTGGAATCAGTTCATCAGGGCCACGCGGTGATTTGCGACGTTACGGGGCAGATTGTCGAAAGCTGGGGCAATCCCGCACAGGTCATTTATCCACGGTCGTCCTGCAAGATGATCCAGGCCCTGCCGCTGGTCGAAAGCGGTGCCGCCGCCGCCCGGCAACTGACGCCAGCGCATCTGGCGCTGGCATGCGCGTCGCATCAGGGGGCTGCGATTCATACCGACCGGGTGCGCGATTGGCTGGCCGCACTTGGGCTGGATGATACGGCCCTGCGTTGCGGCCCGCAGATGCCCGATGATCGTCCCGCCCGTGAAGGCCTGATCAAGTCGGATACTTCGCCCTGTCAAGTTCACAACAATTGTTCGGGCAAGCACACTGGATTTCTCACCTTGTCACAGCATCTGGGCGGGGATGCGGAGTATGATCTGATCGATCACCCGGTGCAGCAAGCCGTCAAAGCCGCGTTTGAAGAGGTCACGGGCGAGACAAGCGAGGGTTGGGCGCGCGATGGATGCTCTGCTCCCAATCACACTTGCAGCCTGCACGGGTTGGCCCGGGCGATGGCGGCTTTTGCAGCCGCACAGGGCAAAGATGACACTCGGTCGCGCGCGGCAACGGCACTTTATCAGGCGATGGTCACCCATCCTGATCTTGTGGCGGGGGACAAGCGGGCCTGCACAGAGCTGATGCAAGCCATGCAAGGCCGGGCCGCGATCAAGACCGGGGCCGAAGGAGTGTTCGTCGCGATTGTGCCCGAAAATCAGCTGGGCATCGCCCTGAAGATCGCTGATGGCACGACCCGCGCGGCCAATGCCGCGATTGCTGCTTTGCTGGTACGGTCAGGGGTTCTGGACCCGGTTCACCCGGCAGCGCAACGCCACATGACCCCACTTATTTTGAATCGTCGCGGCTTTGCCACGGGTGTTCTGCGCCCAGCTGCCGCATTGAGCTGA
- a CDS encoding invasion associated locus B family protein produces MILKLARVCGTALALVGAGPLSAQETTDNRVAANTDWSVFVEDNPTECWGVSAPKETVNTRDGQVVQARRGDILLFVFYRPSASVQGQVAFTGGYPFASGSTAALTIAGTEFQLFTEGEWAWPATPEDDAKIVAAMKRGSDATVVARSGRGTTTTDKFSLLGFTAAVEEAAKRCAG; encoded by the coding sequence ATGATTTTGAAATTGGCGCGCGTATGCGGCACGGCATTGGCACTTGTCGGGGCGGGACCTTTGAGTGCGCAGGAAACAACAGACAACCGCGTGGCGGCGAATACCGATTGGAGCGTGTTCGTCGAGGATAACCCGACCGAATGCTGGGGCGTCTCTGCCCCCAAAGAGACGGTGAACACTCGTGACGGTCAGGTCGTTCAGGCCCGGCGTGGCGACATTCTGCTCTTTGTCTTTTACCGGCCCAGCGCATCGGTGCAGGGTCAGGTTGCCTTTACGGGCGGATATCCATTTGCAAGCGGATCAACTGCCGCACTGACAATTGCGGGCACCGAATTCCAGCTGTTCACCGAAGGTGAATGGGCCTGGCCCGCCACGCCCGAGGATGACGCCAAGATCGTAGCGGCCATGAAGCGTGGGTCGGATGCCACCGTTGTGGCCCGATCAGGGCGCGGCACGACCACTACGGACAAGTTCAGCCTTCTGGGCTTTACCGCAGCCGTGGAAGAAGCGGCCAAACGGTGTGCAGGGTAG
- the rlmN gene encoding 23S rRNA (adenine(2503)-C(2))-methyltransferase RlmN, with product MTAKAPITQDVHTIPRKAPEGKPNLVGMTQDQMKQALIAAGTPERQAKMRMGQLWQWVYHWGIRDFDAMTNLSKDYRAMLAETFVIALPEVVTRQLSEDGTRKYLVRIAGGHEVEVVYIPEDDRGTLCISSQVGCTLTCTFCHTGTQKLVRNLTTSEIVGQIMVARDDLGEWPTPGAPKDETRLLSNIVLMGMGEPLYNFENVRDAMKIAMDPHGIQLSRRRITLSTSGVVPEIARTAEEIGCQLAISFHATTDEVRDVLVPINKRWNIAELLDALRTYPKVSNSERITFEYVMLDGINDSDEDARRLIKLIDGIPAKINLIPFNEWPGAPYKRSSNNRIRAFADIIYKAGYASPIRKPRGEDIMAACGQLKSATERARKSKAQIAAEAGL from the coding sequence ATGACGGCCAAAGCTCCGATTACACAGGACGTGCATACTATCCCGCGCAAAGCGCCGGAGGGTAAGCCGAACCTTGTGGGCATGACCCAAGACCAGATGAAGCAGGCGCTGATTGCCGCAGGTACGCCTGAAAGGCAGGCCAAGATGCGGATGGGGCAGCTTTGGCAGTGGGTCTATCACTGGGGTATCCGCGATTTTGACGCGATGACGAACCTTAGCAAAGACTATCGCGCGATGCTGGCCGAGACATTTGTGATCGCGCTGCCCGAGGTTGTGACCCGGCAACTCAGCGAGGATGGCACGCGCAAGTATCTGGTGCGGATCGCAGGCGGTCACGAGGTTGAGGTGGTATATATCCCCGAGGATGATCGCGGCACGCTGTGTATCTCCAGCCAGGTTGGCTGTACCTTAACCTGCACCTTTTGCCACACTGGCACCCAAAAGCTGGTGCGCAATCTGACCACGTCCGAGATCGTCGGCCAGATCATGGTGGCCCGTGACGATCTGGGCGAATGGCCCACCCCTGGTGCGCCCAAGGACGAAACCCGGCTCTTGTCCAATATTGTGCTGATGGGCATGGGCGAGCCGCTTTACAACTTTGAAAACGTCCGCGACGCGATGAAGATCGCGATGGACCCGCACGGTATTCAACTGTCGCGCCGCCGCATCACCCTGTCGACCAGCGGCGTGGTGCCAGAGATTGCCCGCACGGCCGAAGAGATCGGATGCCAACTGGCGATTTCCTTCCATGCCACCACCGATGAGGTGCGCGATGTGCTGGTGCCGATCAACAAGCGCTGGAACATCGCAGAGCTGCTGGACGCCCTACGGACCTATCCCAAGGTCAGCAACTCTGAACGGATCACATTTGAATATGTGATGCTGGACGGGATCAACGACAGTGATGAAGACGCCCGTCGTCTGATCAAACTGATTGATGGCATTCCGGCCAAGATCAATCTGATCCCCTTCAACGAATGGCCCGGAGCGCCTTACAAACGGTCATCCAACAACCGGATCCGCGCGTTTGCCGATATCATTTACAAAGCCGGCTATGCCTCGCCCATTCGCAAACCCCGTGGCGAAGATATTATGGCCGCTTGCGGACAGTTGAAGTCTGCGACAGAGCGTGCGCGCAAGAGCAAAGCACAGATCGCAGCAGAGGCCGGGCTTTAA
- a CDS encoding TIGR00730 family Rossman fold protein → MKDEPNRTHPFRRSHQDREEARHVPDTPQTRAPSYRLAFADDDFLCREELRPVRLQLELLKPELMLDEAGVNSTIVMFGGARIPAPEAKQTARTQTLADLSTYYAEAQRFARLMTERSLKSGGTDDIIVTGGGPGVMEAGNRGAEEAGGRSIGLNIVLPHEQAPNAYVTPELCFNFHYFAIRKMHFLMRASAVCVFPGGFGTLDELFEALTLIQTGRMAQVPFLLFGRAFWEKIINWDALSDAGTISADDLKLFRFVETADEAIAALDDWEGKGEKRGAIPGR, encoded by the coding sequence ATGAAAGACGAACCCAACCGCACGCACCCGTTTCGGCGCAGCCATCAGGACCGGGAAGAGGCGCGGCATGTGCCTGATACGCCGCAGACTCGCGCGCCCAGCTATCGCTTGGCCTTTGCTGATGACGATTTTTTGTGCCGCGAAGAACTGCGGCCCGTGCGGTTGCAGTTGGAACTGCTGAAGCCAGAGTTGATGCTGGACGAGGCGGGCGTCAATTCGACCATCGTGATGTTTGGCGGCGCGCGCATTCCCGCGCCCGAGGCCAAGCAAACCGCGCGCACCCAGACACTGGCCGATCTGTCGACCTATTACGCCGAGGCGCAGCGCTTTGCCCGGTTGATGACCGAAAGGTCGCTGAAAAGTGGAGGCACCGACGACATCATCGTCACCGGCGGCGGCCCCGGTGTGATGGAGGCGGGCAACCGCGGCGCAGAAGAGGCAGGCGGGCGGTCCATCGGGCTGAACATCGTGTTGCCGCACGAACAGGCCCCCAACGCTTATGTCACGCCAGAGCTGTGCTTCAACTTTCACTACTTTGCGATCCGCAAAATGCATTTCCTGATGCGCGCCAGTGCGGTCTGCGTCTTTCCCGGCGGCTTTGGCACCTTGGACGAATTGTTCGAGGCGCTCACCCTGATCCAGACGGGCCGCATGGCGCAGGTGCCATTCCTGCTGTTTGGCCGCGCCTTCTGGGAAAAGATCATCAACTGGGATGCGCTGTCGGACGCAGGTACAATCTCTGCCGATGATCTGAAGCTGTTCCGCTTTGTTGAAACCGCGGACGAGGCGATTGCCGCGCTTGATGACTGGGAAGGCAAGGGCGAAAAGCGCGGCGCGATCCCGGGGCGCTAG
- the dapD gene encoding 2,3,4,5-tetrahydropyridine-2,6-dicarboxylate N-succinyltransferase, which produces MSNAALETAIEAAWDTRDQITPATTGETREAIEDTLNALDSGTLRVAERRANGDWHVNQWAKKAVLLSFRLNDMEPISGGNGGTDWWDKVPSKFAGWGENQWKAAGFRAVPGSIVRRSAFIAPGVVLMPSFVNIGAYVDEGSMVDGWATVGSCAQIGKNVHLSGGVGIGGVLEPMQAGPTIIEDNCFIGARSEVVEGCIVREGSVLGMGVFIGQSTKIVDRETGEVFYGEVPPYSVVVAGSMPSKNNINLYCAVIVKRVDEKTRSKTGINELLRD; this is translated from the coding sequence ATGTCCAATGCCGCCCTGGAAACCGCGATCGAAGCCGCCTGGGACACCCGCGACCAGATCACGCCCGCCACCACTGGCGAAACCCGCGAAGCCATCGAGGATACGCTGAACGCGCTCGACAGCGGCACGCTGCGCGTGGCCGAACGCCGCGCCAATGGCGATTGGCACGTGAACCAATGGGCCAAGAAAGCTGTGCTGTTGTCGTTCCGCCTGAACGATATGGAGCCGATCTCTGGCGGCAACGGCGGCACGGACTGGTGGGACAAGGTGCCCTCAAAGTTCGCAGGCTGGGGTGAAAACCAGTGGAAAGCCGCCGGTTTCCGTGCTGTTCCCGGATCCATCGTGCGCCGATCCGCCTTTATCGCACCCGGTGTGGTGCTGATGCCTTCGTTTGTGAACATCGGCGCTTATGTCGACGAAGGGTCAATGGTGGATGGTTGGGCCACGGTGGGGTCCTGCGCCCAGATCGGCAAGAACGTGCACCTCTCTGGCGGTGTCGGCATCGGTGGTGTGCTCGAACCGATGCAGGCAGGCCCCACGATCATCGAAGACAACTGCTTTATCGGTGCCCGGTCAGAGGTTGTCGAAGGCTGCATCGTCCGCGAAGGGTCCGTCCTTGGTATGGGCGTCTTCATCGGGCAATCCACCAAGATCGTCGACCGCGAAACCGGAGAGGTCTTTTATGGCGAAGTGCCGCCCTATTCAGTGGTCGTCGCAGGCTCAATGCCATCCAAGAACAACATCAACCTTTATTGCGCGGTGATCGTAAAACGGGTCGATGAAAAGACCCGGTCCAAGACCGGCATCAACGAGCTGTTGCGTGACTGA
- a CDS encoding GlsB/YeaQ/YmgE family stress response membrane protein, with translation MGLGFFLSIIVGGLAGWIATSYMKANTGIIANVILGILGATVLNAILGWIGIYAERSFLPQLIVGAAGAAGLIAAYRRLSS, from the coding sequence ATGGGCCTTGGTTTCTTTCTCAGCATCATCGTCGGCGGCCTCGCCGGGTGGATCGCCACTTCCTATATGAAGGCCAACACCGGCATCATCGCCAATGTGATCCTTGGCATCCTCGGCGCAACCGTCTTGAACGCCATTCTGGGTTGGATCGGCATCTACGCCGAACGCAGCTTTCTGCCGCAACTGATCGTCGGTGCCGCAGGCGCCGCGGGTCTGATCGCCGCCTACCGACGCCTGTCTTCTTGA
- the dapE gene encoding succinyl-diaminopimelate desuccinylase, with product MPIDPVTLTADLVRCNSITPAEGGALVLLEKLLSDHGFDCTRVDRGGIANLYARWGRKGANRTFGFNGHTDVVPLGDAAAWTVDPFGAEIKDGFLWGRGATDMKSGVAAFAAAACDFVTDTPPDGALVLAITGDEEADALDGTTALLDWMAQNGEAMTHCLVGEPTSPNHMGEAMKIGRRGSLNARFTFTGVQGHAAYPHRAKNPTHAMAALMHRFATHGLDDGTDHFDPSTLAVVTMDTGNPATNVIPATCRAGVNIRFNDLHSGDGLTAWMQVEANKIAAETGVDITLKVKVSGEAFLTPPGDFSDLIAKAVHAELGVTPELSTSGGTSDARFVKNHCPVVEFGLVGKTMHQVDEKVPVKDIQTLKSIYTRILGDYFA from the coding sequence ATGCCGATTGATCCCGTCACTCTGACCGCCGACCTTGTCCGCTGCAATTCGATCACCCCCGCCGAAGGCGGCGCGCTGGTGCTTTTGGAAAAGCTGCTGAGTGATCACGGCTTTGACTGCACCCGTGTCGATCGGGGCGGTATCGCCAATCTCTACGCCCGCTGGGGTCGCAAAGGGGCAAACCGCACCTTTGGGTTCAATGGTCACACCGATGTGGTCCCCTTGGGTGACGCAGCCGCCTGGACGGTCGATCCCTTCGGGGCCGAGATCAAGGATGGCTTCCTTTGGGGTCGCGGGGCCACGGACATGAAATCCGGCGTGGCCGCCTTTGCTGCGGCCGCCTGCGATTTTGTCACAGACACGCCCCCCGATGGCGCGTTGGTCCTGGCAATTACAGGCGATGAAGAGGCCGACGCACTGGACGGCACCACCGCTTTACTCGACTGGATGGCGCAAAACGGCGAGGCGATGACCCACTGCCTCGTGGGGGAACCCACCAGCCCCAACCACATGGGCGAGGCGATGAAGATTGGCCGCCGCGGCAGCCTGAACGCGCGTTTCACCTTTACCGGCGTGCAAGGCCATGCCGCCTATCCGCACCGCGCCAAAAACCCCACCCATGCGATGGCGGCCCTCATGCACCGGTTCGCGACACACGGGCTGGACGATGGCACCGATCACTTCGACCCCTCTACCCTGGCCGTGGTCACGATGGACACCGGCAACCCGGCCACCAACGTGATCCCCGCGACCTGCCGCGCAGGCGTCAACATCCGCTTCAATGACCTGCATTCCGGCGACGGGCTGACCGCATGGATGCAGGTCGAGGCGAACAAGATCGCTGCAGAAACCGGCGTGGACATCACCCTCAAGGTCAAAGTCTCTGGCGAGGCTTTTCTGACCCCACCCGGCGACTTCTCTGACCTTATCGCTAAGGCCGTGCACGCCGAACTCGGCGTCACGCCTGAACTTTCCACGTCCGGCGGCACCTCAGATGCACGGTTCGTCAAGAACCACTGCCCGGTGGTTGAATTTGGCCTCGTGGGCAAAACCATGCACCAAGTCGATGAAAAGGTCCCGGTGAAAGACATCCAGACCCTCAAATCAATTTACACCCGCATCCTCGGCGATTACTTCGCCTGA